Genomic window (Longimicrobium sp.):
GTCGATGTGGGGATGGGTGACGATGACGGCGGACAGCGTGCGGTTCAGGTCCGGCCGGCGGACGAAGAAGGTGTCGAGATAGGCCACCAGGTGCCGCCGCACCACCGTCCCCGGATCGCCGCCGGCGTCGATCAGCACGGCGTCGTGCGCCATCTCCAGCAGCACCGACTGGCCCTGCCCGACGTTCACGACGTGCGCGTGCATCTGCGCGCGGGCGGCGGACGCGCACGCGAGCGTCATCGCCGCCGCGAGGGTAAGGGCGGATCGCGGATTCATGGGTGCGGCTCCATTCCGGGAGATGGGACGAATCACGTCCGCGCGATGGCGGGAAGATGCGGCGATGTGTGCGATCAGCGGGCAGGGAACCCGGCAACAACAGTAGTGCCGGGTGATGGAATTGGGGAGGAAACGTATGATACCGGATCTTGCAATCACCCGTGTATTACAAACGCACAGAAAGACGTCATCCTGAGGCCGCCCACACGGTCGTTGCCTCCACACGAGCGATCGCAGGCCGAAAGATCCATAAGCGAGGTCGCACGTGCGCTGCCGGATTGCACGATCGATCCCCGAATTCGGTATGAGGGGACAGGGGACGGCAGGACGGCCAGCGATTGGGGCGGCCTGCGCGGATCGGGACGATGCCGCTCTCCGCGATGTACCGGTGCTGGCCGGCTTCGTGCGTCGATCGGCGGCGTCTCCGCGAACCCGACGAACCGGCGATTTGCCTTGTCCCGCGCCGAATCTTCTACCCGATCGATCCGTTCAGGATGGCACGCCGCGGCGCTCGCCGGCACCGCCGCGCTCGTGCCCGCGCCGCTGTGGGCGCACACGGGGGCGCCGCCCGCGCCGCACGACCTGTGGCGCAGCTGGGCGCTCGCGCCGGGCGTCGTCATCCCCCTGTTCCTGACGGCGTGGCTCTACACCCGCGGCCTGGAGGCGGTGTGGCGGCGGGCCGGGCGCGGGCGCGGCATCCGCCCCGCGCAGGCGGCCTCGTTCGCGGCGGGGATGCTGGTGCTCGCCGTGGCGATGGTGTCGCCGGTGGACCGCGTGGCGGAGTCGCTGTTCTGGGTGCACATGGTCCAGCACCTGTTGCTGATCGCCGTCGCGCCGCCGCTGCTGGTGCTGGGCGCGCCCCAGGCGGCCATGGCGTGGGGACTGCCGCGGCGTCGCGTCGTCGCGCGGTGGTGGCACGCGCGCACCGGGCTCCGGGCGGCAGTCGCGTGGTTGGCGCGGCCGTGGCCGGCGGTGGCGCTGCACTCGGTCGCGCTCTGGGCGTGGCACCTCCCCGGCGCGTACGACGCGGCCGTGGCGAACCCGTGGGTGCACGCGCTGGAGCACACCAGCTTCCTGGGCACGGCGCTGCTCTTCTGGTGGGCGGCGCTGCATCCGCGCGGCTCGCTCCGCCGCGTCCCCGGTCTGGCCATGCTCGCGCTCTTCGCGCTGACGATGGAGGGCGGCGCGCTGGGCGCCCTGCTCACCTTCAGCACCGCGCCGTGGTACGCTTCGCACCTGGCCACCACCGCCGCCTGGGGCCTGTCGCCGCTGGAGGACCAGGAGATGGCGGGGCTGGTGATGTGGATCCCCGGCACGCTGGCCTATCTCGCCGCCGCCGCGTGGGTGTTCGTGGGATGGATGGCGCGCTCCGGGCGCCGCGACCGGGCGCCCGAGCTGATCGCGGGCGAATCGGCGGCCGGAGTGTAGAGATCGAGAGCATCGTCCGTCGATTCTGTTCGATTCTTTCGATGTACGCGCATGGCGACGCCCGTTGTCACCTGAAAATGCCATCTGCTCCACGATTTTCGCGAAACTGCGACATTCCGGAGTATCAGGCAGGTGCGCGAATCTGCCTAAG
Coding sequences:
- a CDS encoding cytochrome c oxidase assembly protein — protein: MPAPLWAHTGAPPAPHDLWRSWALAPGVVIPLFLTAWLYTRGLEAVWRRAGRGRGIRPAQAASFAAGMLVLAVAMVSPVDRVAESLFWVHMVQHLLLIAVAPPLLVLGAPQAAMAWGLPRRRVVARWWHARTGLRAAVAWLARPWPAVALHSVALWAWHLPGAYDAAVANPWVHALEHTSFLGTALLFWWAALHPRGSLRRVPGLAMLALFALTMEGGALGALLTFSTAPWYASHLATTAAWGLSPLEDQEMAGLVMWIPGTLAYLAAAAWVFVGWMARSGRRDRAPELIAGESAAGV